The DNA sequence CtgtatatattatacaaatatttttaaaagaaataaatacagGAACATGTTATTCTGACATTCGTACACTGTTGTATGTCGTCATTGATTAATGCTTATTGTAAAGTTAGATGTCAATTTGTACACGTTTGTGTTAGATTCATCCGTGGGGTCCCATATATTCTGATGCTTGGTGGTAACGGGAAAAAGCACAGCGAGAAATACTACATATTTAGTAAGGAAGACTATCTCTGACCTTCTTCCAACCCAGAAcataaaaatcaacaaaattccAGACACAACCGCAGCCGCAGCCGCAGCCGCAGCCGCCGTTGATGGGTGCCACAGAACCCGTAAGATATACAACAGATCTGGTTTTTTATTTctgtttgttgttgtttatgTTATTCTATGTTCAAGCCAAGAGTTTGAAATGTTGGTGTATCTGGTGGTGTTAGGTaaatgagagagagaccggTGGGGTTGAAGCAAGAGAGGAGAATGACAagaaagaagaggaggaagtgAAAGATGTGGAGAAAGGTGAGGTGGGTTTTCAAGAAGAGTTGGTTGGGAAGAATAATCATGGAGATTTTCACTTGTCAAGGATGCAGAGGCTGAACCCCTCAAACCCCTTGAGGATCGCCGTCAACAGTGCCACTAGAGTTGGAACTCCCTCTCCTTCTCAACTTTCTCAGCCTTCCCAGCCTTCCCAGCCTGCTCAGGCTCGCTCTACACCAACCCCACAAGTGAGTTCTCCTGTGTTTGCCAAAGTTTGACTTTGATGGCTTTTCAAAGTTTCATTCCTGAAATTTGCAAGTGCGTTCCtgaaaaagaaacaatttttttttttttctctaaatttttgtttgtatttttcagttcatactcatatttataatgtttttagttatttgtctgaaacttaccGTTTGTTCTTtctaaaactacaaaaagagaAATTCTAACGGCTTCCTGTCAATCTTCGCAATCTTGCAAGCCTATTTTTTATGGGTTAAATTAGAAGTCAGATTCCATAAGATTACACACAATGGTAGCTTATACTTCTGCTATCCacaaatgaaaatcttgaatgtgTCAgctggctctctctctctctctctctctctctctgtgagcaattttcaagaataaaatttctggttttttctttctttgcaatGCAGCCGTCACAAACGACACTGAATTCAAGAGCATACACCAACAGAATATCTCTGGTTCTGTTCCTTGTGCATATGGTTGTGGTTGTTGGGCTATTTGGTTTTCTTATATTCAAGGGTATTCAAGGGCTGATTGTAGCTTCAGAATCtgttaaaagaaaagagaaaaaggtgtTAATGCATTATCTACCACAAGTCGAAGCTGCATCTCTTTTAAGCATTAGTCTTGCGTTTGCATGGCAAAAGGCAGTCAGGGAATGGCCTATATTCATGGTTCATTTTATACTATGGAGTTCTTTTCTCTTGTCGCTATCTGCTGGAATTCTACTTATTTGCTTCCAAAAGCCTCCCACGGATGGCCTTGGAGTCTGTTTTATTGCCTTTGCAGTAGGCAATGGATTATATGCTTGTTGGGTCACACAGCGAATTGGGTTTTGTTGTAAGGTCCTGGTTAAATCACTTGAACCTGTTTCAAAATTCCCTGGTTTGAATCAGCCTATTTACTGGATGCTTGGGGCTGGATTCGTGTGGATGTCCCTGTGGATTTTCGCTGTGGTTGGAGCCTTGAATTTTTACTTTCCCCCATTGATCATAGTTGCATTGGTTTTGAGCTTGGCTTGGACCGCTGAAGTAATGAGAAACGTTGCTAATTTGACAGTAAGTAGGGTAATTGCTCTCTATTATCTCAGGGGAATGCAATCTAATATCCAATTCTGCTTCCAAAGAGCCTTGACTCGAAATCTTGGAAGTGCTTCCTTAGGCTCTCTCTTTGTGCCTGCGATTGAGGCCCTGAGAGTTGTTGCTCGGGCTTTGAATTTGCTTGAGGGAGAAGATGAGTTTATGTTTTGCTGTGCACATTGCTGTCTCAGAGTCATGGACTCCATCTTCAGAAATGGAAATGGCTGGGCCTATGTGCAGGTAATGTTACTGAAAAGCCTTTTCCACCTGTGTATGGTCTTCACTCCAATCATTTTATGAAGTAGAGGAACGCAAAATCAGGGACTTTGCTACTAATTTGTGGCCAGATAATTCACTATTTCAAGGAAAAAAGTAACCATCCATTGCAATCAGAAGTACTTTATCTAGTGATCACTAGTTGAGAAgcgttatgtttttttttttttgataagtaaaagataaatattattgatcataAAAAAAGGCATGGCCCTTGTATACAAGGAAGTATACATCAGGTGCCTAAAAACATTCTAGAGAAGCGTTTTGTTAATAGCTGAATTGTGGTGATGACTGAATTTTTCCAATTGTGATTTATGTGGCGATCgaaatacaaattttttctGATAGTCATTATTCTGACTTAAAGCTTGAGAATTTCATTTTGAGTTGAATACTTTTTACGTAATGGTGTAATTTGATTTAGTTAGGAATAGTATCTCATGGTTCATTCTCGATATTTTGTTGCTTGAATTGTTCTTAAGTTTTTCACGATGCATCTGGATTGATTCTAGGAGAAGAGTGATATACTTTTGTTTTGCAAGTTATCATTCTCACCTCCCAATGTTTTATTTGGATGATTTTATAAATTCCGATGATTTGCAATGCCCTCATTATCGGAGTTGTGATTGTCAATGCAGTCCACTTAAATTATTCACAAACTGCATTTttggagaatattttgggtCTCGTTAATTTAGAGATGTTTATTTAACTATCTTTTAAACCATTTTTACAGATAGCAGCATATGGGAAAGGTTTTGTGAAGGCATCACAAGACACTTGGGAGCTCTTTAAGCAGCAAGAAATGGAAGCTATCGTTGACTCTGACATAACCAGCTCAATTTGCTTCCTAACCGGAGTCTGTAGTGGCTTTATCTGTGTCATAGTTGTAGCTGCTTGGACTGCCAAAGTCCACCAAACTTACACAGCCACCGTTTCACTGCTTGCATTCTTCATTGGATACCTAATGGTTGGTGGCCATATCTTGATCAATCCTACTTTATTTGATTCGTTCTCTGTGCAATTCAGTTCATACGATCAGTTTAACTTAATAAATTGTTATCATGGTGCACCAGACCAGGATTGCCATGGCAGTACCACATGCCTGCGTGAGCTGTTATTACGTTTGCTATGCAGAGAATCCTGACAACAGGCtgtatgataaaataataaaggatCGTCTCCACTTGATCAAAGCTGGCCGTGAAGCGGTTGTACCTACACCAAGAGCTCCCCACCAATCTGCAACAAGGTAGCCCGGGCTTCGATTTTTCCTCTAGTGGTATTAAAACTATGCTGGCATCATTTTGATCATACCATCAAGAAGTTCCATAGTGTGATCACCCTCAATTGGGGCTTTTGAAGACTTCATTCAACCCAACTGAACTCAAGCTAAAGGATAAGCAATGGTTGAGGTGGTGGCGCCCATGACAATGATTTTGTATGTGAAAGCTCAACCATTATTGGATGTTTTTGCATTGGAAAGAACGTGGGGAGCCCACTCAGATTCCAGCGAACAAGAAGGCTACAAGACAATGTGTCCTTTGGCCGTGTCCGACTCCTTTGTATAATGCATAGACTATCGGAATATTGATATTacattttaaaatacttttgaaAGAGCCTACCATTGATTGATTTATTAGCTTTACTTTATCTGAAAACTTTTTACTCCCAATGCAATCCTCTTCAACGGTCGTGAAAATCACATGCATGCCAAGTTAGCCACATTTTTTACCTGTTCTTTGTTTTAACTGCTTTCTAATCAAACTTCCACTAATTGTTGAATAACagattatttttttgtacatGTATGGTTATGTAAATAATGATATTCTCTTTAGCAGTTATGATAAATTTCATTGTTCTCCACATGTATTGTCCCCACTATTCACCATATATTGAAATTGCACATTTCCTTTTTGTTAGTTGAGAGGAGCCAGAAACTTATAGGGTGGATGTCAATCCGGTCAAAAGGTAAATGATTCATGGGACCCTCTTTCCTAATTGGCTCTCTTTTGCTTTATAGGCCTTTTGAAAAGGAGcataaaaaaaaagggaccTTTCTCAAGCCACTTTTAGGAGATCCATATCATAAGCAGTAGATATAAGTGTTGCACTtgcttgaagaagaagaagctctgCAACttagttttaaattaaatagctTGTTGTGGGTAGGAATGATCTCTGACTCACCATGCAAATTCCCCGTTATGGAAGCAACCTAACTTTCCCCTtgaaaacacaaatattgttcTGTCTTTCGTGGATATGATCTTTGCTTGTAGCCttccaactccaactccaaccCCCTAACCTTTACTCAAAAACACCTTTTCATTTCACATATTTAATGCCTAATGGGGACTAAAATTTAAGCACGTCACTCATCTCAAATGCCCCTTCTCTTTGACTTCTCTCaaaattttgttgataattaattattcaTAGACAAttaaagtagatgattttgattTCGTAAATATTCCATTTACTGTATTCAACTGATTTTCCTTCGttaatgccaaaaaaaaaatcaccttttttattataaataaatattttgtgggGTGGGGGGAGAATGAATATGTTTGAAAGCTGACAGTCACCTAATTCGTCGGTTGTGATTTGAAACTACTAGATTATTCCAAGCACGAAAGCAACGTTTGGTTCTTGACGTTTGCATTATCCCTATACTTGTATTTGCACTACTTCCTACCAATACGGATGCAAAGGGCAGCGCAGCCAGCCTGCCTctaaatagagaaagaaaatacaactcCCAAGCACGACAGCAACACCAGGGGGTGGCACCCTCCTCCATTCCAAAACATCACCTAGAACCTCCTTGCAACAGAGAATCTGTTACTTGCATAAATAAAACCCAGAAGAGAACCGTCCATAAGGAATGACTCCAATAGGATTTCTCCTCTTCCTCACATCCTAGATGAGGAAACCAAACCAAGCAAATGATCTCCTCATCAACTAAAATCTGATAAATTGCATGCAACTCACCATTGGTACCAGCAGACATTGCCTTCAATTAGCAGACAATCATTTAAAGCACAATAACCGTGAGGCTCACCCTATATGATGCACAGTTCACAAAACATAAGAAACCTATTTAAGAGGACAATAAATTAGGAGAAAGAGCTATTTACCTGTACGCCTTTTACAAAACCATCCCTAAGGCTATAAAGACAGTTTCATCATTCATGATATTACGTACAACTCACAAGAAAGTTCCCGTTCAATTCATACTTAAACAGTAACcactttcaagtttcaaccatAACACATATTTCAATGACTCAGACAAATTTGTAAAGCCCCAATATTTTACGCTACAGCAATTTTACGCTACACCAAACCAAGAAATCACGTTGATTTCTTGAACCTTCCACACGATGTTTTCTTACTCAACAGTATCACATGATCTTTAACTCTATCTCAGTATTTTGATGAATAATCAGATATATGTGGGAGGAAATGGCCAAACGCCAAGGCGTTTTCATTAATATGCTGTATCAAAGACATTAACCAACTACCAAACGCCATAAATGAATATTTGCTAGGTCCAGAGTCTCGTCGAGAACCAACAGACATGTAGAGTAGAGTATAGAACCAATACTAGCACATAAAGATATCCTCCCCTCGTAAGAATGTGCTGAAGGGTGAGGAGATCTGACTAAGACCCACCACGTGCATGTGGTAACAAAagtatttgattaaaaataagatgagataatagaCGCCATAAGTTTTCTAGCTTGTTTCTATATAACTCTTCtcaattcatattatttaattattataaatttataatttttttaaatttttatttaaaatataataaataattcaatttttt is a window from the Carya illinoinensis cultivar Pawnee chromosome 14, C.illinoinensisPawnee_v1, whole genome shotgun sequence genome containing:
- the LOC122293337 gene encoding protein PNS1; this encodes MGATEPVNERETGGVEAREENDKKEEEEVKDVEKGEVGFQEELVGKNNHGDFHLSRMQRLNPSNPLRIAVNSATRVGTPSPSQLSQPSQPSQPAQARSTPTPQPSQTTLNSRAYTNRISLVLFLVHMVVVVGLFGFLIFKGIQGLIVASESVKRKEKKVLMHYLPQVEAASLLSISLAFAWQKAVREWPIFMVHFILWSSFLLSLSAGILLICFQKPPTDGLGVCFIAFAVGNGLYACWVTQRIGFCCKVLVKSLEPVSKFPGLNQPIYWMLGAGFVWMSLWIFAVVGALNFYFPPLIIVALVLSLAWTAEVMRNVANLTVSRVIALYYLRGMQSNIQFCFQRALTRNLGSASLGSLFVPAIEALRVVARALNLLEGEDEFMFCCAHCCLRVMDSIFRNGNGWAYVQIAAYGKGFVKASQDTWELFKQQEMEAIVDSDITSSICFLTGVCSGFICVIVVAAWTAKVHQTYTATVSLLAFFIGYLMTRIAMAVPHACVSCYYVCYAENPDNRLYDKIIKDRLHLIKAGREAVVPTPRAPHQSATR